A window from Salvia miltiorrhiza cultivar Shanhuang (shh) chromosome 2, IMPLAD_Smil_shh, whole genome shotgun sequence encodes these proteins:
- the LOC131012932 gene encoding NAD(P)H dehydrogenase (quinone) FQR1-like → MAHPNITFIHQLHHKRSQERETPSIAMAKVYIVYYSTYGHVEKLAHEIKKGAESVQGVEAKLWQVPETLPDEVLAKMGAPGRSDVAVITPNELTEADGIIFGFPTRFGMMAAQFKAFFDATGGLWKTQALAGKPAGIFYSTGSQGGGQETTALTAVTQLTHHGMIFVPIGYTFGGGMFEMENIKGGSPYGAGTYAGDGTRQPSAIELEQAFHQGKHFAGITKKLKQTA, encoded by the exons atggcACATCCCAACATTACATTCATTCACCAACTACATCACAAAAGATCCCAAGAGAGAGAAACTCCTTCCATTGCAATGGCCAAAGTCTACATAGT TTACTATTCCACATACGGCCACGTCGAGAAGCTGGCACACGAGATCAAGAAAGGGGCCGAATCCGTCCAAGGAGTGGAGGCCAAATTGTGGCAG GTGCCGGAGACTCTTCCAGACGAGGTTCTTGCGAAGATGGGAGCCCCGGGAAGGAGTGATGTGGCCGTGATCACCCCGAACGAGTTGACTGAGGCCGATGGCATTATATTTGGCTTCCCTACTAGGTTTGGGATGATGGCTGCTCAATTCAAGGCGTTCTTCGATGCAACCGGTGGCCTGTGGAAGACCCAGGCTCTGGCGGGCAAGCCTGCTGGGATCTTCTACAGCACCGGGTCTCAGGGAGGTGGACAGGAGACTACAGC ATTGACAGCGGTTACACAGCTCACTCATCATGGGATGATATTCGTGCCGATTGGCTATACGTTTGGTGGTGGCATGTTTGAGATGGAGAATATTAAGGGTGGCAGCCCTTACGGTGCGGGAACATACGCCGGAGATGGCACGAGACAGCCTTCAGCAATCGAGCTCGAACAAGCTTTCCATCAAGGGAAACACTTTGCAGGCATTACAAAGAAGCTCAAACAAACTGCCTAA